Below is a genomic region from Microbacterium galbinum.
GAGGAGCCCTACATCGACACGATCGTGTTCGAGCTGTACCCCGACGAGAACACCCTGCTCGCCGCCGTGCAGCAGGGCAGCGTGCAGGCCGCGTCGTTCATCGACGGCAGCCTCGCGCAGCAGGCCGCCTCGTCGGGCTTCACGCTCGGTGAGGCCGCGTTCCGTCAGAACCTCGCCGTCTACGTGAACCCGGAGTCGGGTCCGCTGGCCGACGTCGACGTGCGCCGCGCCTTCTCGCTCGCGCTCGACCGACAGGCGATCGTCGACACCGCCATGCTCGGCAACGCCGGCATCTCGTTCGTGCCGCCCGCCGGAGACCCCGGCGCCACCGACGCCACGAAGCTCCCGTACCACGAGCGCGACGTCGACGAGGCGAAGCGTCTGCTCGAAGAGGCCGGTCAGCCCAACCCCGAGATCACCCTCAGCTACATGGGTGACGTCGCCGCGGCGCACCACCCGGTCTACGAGATGATGCAGCAGCAGCTGGCCGAGGCGGGGATCACCCTCAACCTCAAGGCCACGCCGCTCGCCGAGATCTCGCCGATCTTCACCACCGGCGAGTCCTGGACCGACCTCGTCGCGATCCCGGGCAGCCCGCGCGCCTCGGCGGCCTACTACCTCGAGCCGGTGCTGCTCGAGGGCGGCTATTACAACCACTGGGACGGCAACCCCGACGCCGAGAAGGCCCGCGAATTGCTCGTGCAGGCGAAGTCGGCGGCCACCCCCGAGGAGTACAACGAGCTCGTGGCGGAACTCGCGACCGAGGCGGCCGACAAGGCGCTCGAGTTCGTGCCCGCCGCGGTGCCGGTGTACTTCGAGGTCTGGGACAGCAACAAGCTGCACGACTACGAGAACGACGCGTTCTACGCGCGCTCGGCTCTCGACCACGCCTGGTTGACGCAGTGACACCCCGCCCCGGCGCCTCTTCCCCCCCGGAGGCGCCGGGGCACCCCTCCCCGCTTTCTCTCCCGTATCGATCACAGAAGCGAGTCGCGCATGACCGACGCCACCGACGCCCTCCGCGTCGAAGACCTCAGCATCGCCTACGGCAGCGCCCCGCCGTCGGTCTCCGGCGTCTCGCTGCGCGTGCGCAAGGGCGAGATCGTCGGCGTGATCGGCGAATCCGGCAGTGGCAAGTCGAGCATCGCGCTCGCCATGATGGGGCTGCTGCCCGACTCGGCCCGCGTCACCGCCGCGAGCATCGACGTCGCCGGCTCCGACATGAACGACGCCACCGAGCGCGACTGGGCCCAGGTGCGCGGGGTGAAGGCATCCATGGTCTTCCAGGAGCCGATGTCGGCGCTCAACCCCTGCATGCGCATCGGCGCCCAGATCGCCGAGGTGCTGCAGATCCACGGCAAGGCCGACAAGAAGCAGGCGCGCGCCCGGGCCCTCGAGATCCTCCGGCTCGTGCAGATGCCGGATGCCGAGAAGCGCCTGAACTACTACCCCCACCAGCTCTCCGGCGGTCAGCGCCAGCGCGTCGTCATCGCGATCGCCGTCGCCGCCGGCCCCGACCTGCTGGTCGCCGACGAACCCACCACCGCGCTCGACGTGACCGTGCAGGCGCAGATCCTCGACCTCATCAAGAGCCTCCGCGACGAGACCGGCATGGGCGTGCTGTTCATCAGCCACGACCTCGGCGTCATCGGCCAGCTCTGCGAGAGGGTCGCCGTGATGTACCGCGGACGCGTGGTCGAGACCGGTTCGGCCCGACGCGTGCTCGAGGACCCGCGGCATCCGTACACCCGGGCGCTGCTCGAGAGCATCCCGCGGCCCTCGGTGCCCGTGCGCTCGCCGCTCGCCGTCATCCCCGCCGTGAACGACTTCGACAGCGTTCCCGCCGTGCTCGAGGAGGCATCGTGACCGACGCCCTGCAGACCCCCGCAGCCCTTCCCGACGACGTGCTGCAGGTGAAGAACATCACCCAGCGATTCGGGCACGGCGACAACGTCATGACCGCCCTCGACGACGTGAGCCTCAACGTGCCCCGCGGCGAGAC
It encodes:
- a CDS encoding ABC transporter substrate-binding protein, which encodes MNRRHWAGVAALAVATLAIAGCTSGGGTGTGGEDAGDPVAGGTLTWGVPAEPSAGGIDPMVASAIAAEVIYSMAYDTLLTRDDDGTIEPALATEWEQTDETTWVFQLRDDVTFADGTPFDAGDVVYSFETRKDGGTNATYLSLMDSVEATGDYEVTFHFSAPDGTFLDAVSARQTFLIVSEEAYGNATEEERQTTSVGTGAYQVTEWNQGVSVTMEKNENYWGEEPYIDTIVFELYPDENTLLAAVQQGSVQAASFIDGSLAQQAASSGFTLGEAAFRQNLAVYVNPESGPLADVDVRRAFSLALDRQAIVDTAMLGNAGISFVPPAGDPGATDATKLPYHERDVDEAKRLLEEAGQPNPEITLSYMGDVAAAHHPVYEMMQQQLAEAGITLNLKATPLAEISPIFTTGESWTDLVAIPGSPRASAAYYLEPVLLEGGYYNHWDGNPDAEKARELLVQAKSAATPEEYNELVAELATEAADKALEFVPAAVPVYFEVWDSNKLHDYENDAFYARSALDHAWLTQ
- a CDS encoding ABC transporter ATP-binding protein — encoded protein: MTDATDALRVEDLSIAYGSAPPSVSGVSLRVRKGEIVGVIGESGSGKSSIALAMMGLLPDSARVTAASIDVAGSDMNDATERDWAQVRGVKASMVFQEPMSALNPCMRIGAQIAEVLQIHGKADKKQARARALEILRLVQMPDAEKRLNYYPHQLSGGQRQRVVIAIAVAAGPDLLVADEPTTALDVTVQAQILDLIKSLRDETGMGVLFISHDLGVIGQLCERVAVMYRGRVVETGSARRVLEDPRHPYTRALLESIPRPSVPVRSPLAVIPAVNDFDSVPAVLEEAS